The Streptomyces lienomycini sequence GGGCCCACGGGCCGTGGACCCGGTAGCCGTAGCGCTGCCCCGGGCCGACGCCGGGCAGGTAGCAGTGCCAGACGAAGCCGTCGACGTCGGGCAGCGGGATGCTGCTGTGGTTGCCGTCGTCGTCGACGAGGACGAGGTCGACGCGTTCGGCGACCTCGCTGAACAGGGCGAAGTTGGTGCCCTGTCCGTCGTACGCGGCTCCCAGCGGATAGGGGTGCCCGCTCCACACGGGCGACCCCTTCCAGTTCGGCCTGGCGCGGGTCACCGGGCCTCCTCCAGAACGCCTTCGCGGGTACGTGCCCAGCCGGCCACGCGGGCCACCGGCATGATCTCTCGTGGCACTTCCAGCCCCTCCTGGGTGATCGGCTCGGGCGGCGTCGCCACCAGCGGGACGCGTTCGCCGGACCGGGCGCGGCGCGAGAACCAGATGACCTTCGCCCCGGTGTCGGCGGCGCAGCATCCCCAGCCGTCGCTGTTCGCGGCGAGGTGCTGCAGACAGGTGCGCAGGTCCTGGTCGGGACGGAGCGCCTGGTCGTTGCCCCCTACGGCCGTGATGAGGTGCTGGCGGTTCCACCACATCTCGATCGACGTGTTCTTGTCGCTCGCGTGCTCGTCGATCGCTCGCAGCAGCATCTCGGCGCCCGAGCAGACGGGTTCGACGAGGTTCTCCAGGTTCCAGAACCGGAGGTGAGCGGCCAGGATGCGCCTGACCTGTCCGACCCGTTCCGGGCTCACTTCCACGTCGAGGTGGTAGTAGCAGGGCACTGCGGTCTTCATCGTCGTGGCTCCTCACCGCGAAGGCTCCCGCTCCTCCTCGTCCCTTGGGGGACGGGCTCCCCGATCACGAAGCGTGAGCGCTGATCGCTTCTGAGTCACTCCAGAGTGGGAGCAGTAGTCCATTCGTGCAACACGAGCCGCACAGGGCCGGGATCCGGGCGGGGAATGGCCACGGAAAGCGGTTGAAGATCCAACAAGACGGAACGTCACCACCCGTGCACCATGTGTCAAGAACTCGATCGTCCGTACCACCGGACCGTCCGGAAGGTGACCGGCCATGCTGCTTCCCGCGAAAAGCGAAGTCGCCCGGCAGCTGCGGCATTACCGCGCCTGGGAACGCTCGATGCTCGTGTCCCCCGCGAACGTGCGGGTCCGGACCACCTTCGAGGACTCCGGCTACACCCTCTGCGTGCTGATGGGGAAGCGGTGCGCCCGCGAGGCCGCGGACGCCGCCGAAAGATATCTGCGGACGGATCTGGTCACCCACGGGCATGCGCAGGACCCGGCGGAGCAGCGGCTCGCCCCGTCGGGCCACGGGGCTCCCTCGGGCGCGGCCTGACCCAATCGGCCGGGCCGGCGCCCGGCCCCGTAGCACGGCGGAGGTGAGATGCGGATGAGCGCGACCGTGGGGATCGGACGTATCCCGATCCGGGACGTCCACCCGGTGGTGGAGTACGGCAGGCGGCCGGCGAAGGCGGTGACGGGCGAGACGTTCGAGGTCACCGCGTCCGTGTTCCGGGAGGGACACGACGCGGTGGCCGCCAACGTCGTGCTGAAGGATCCCGAGGGCCGGCCGGGGCCCTGGACGCCGATGCGGGAGCTGGCCCCGGGCAGTGACCGCTGGGGCGCCGAGGTCACCCCGGACGCGCCGGGCGAGTGGACGTACCGGGTGGAGGCGTGGAGCGACCCCGTCGCCACCTGGCGGCACGCCGCGCGGATCAAGGTCCCGGCGGGCATCGACACCGGCCTCGTGCTCGAGGAGGGGGCCGAGCTGTACCGGCGGGCCGCCGCGGGCGTGCCGGCGGACTCGGGTCGCGCGGTGGTGCTGGCGGCGGCGCGGGCCCTGCACGACGACTCGCTGCCCGTGGCCACCCGGTTGGCGGCGGCGTCGACGCCGGAGGTGGACGCGGTCCTGGCCCGGCACCCCCTGCGGGACCTGGTCACCTCCTCCGACCCACTGCCCCTGCTCGTGGAACGCGAACGCGCCCTCTACGGCGCCTGGTACGAGTTCTTCCCCCGCTCCGAGGGCACCCCCGACCGGCCCCACGGCACCTTCCGCACCGCCGCCCGACGCCTGCCCGCCATCGCCGCCATGGGCTTCGACGTCGTCTACCTCCCCCCGGTCCACCCCATCGGCACCACCCACCGCAAGGGCCGCAACAACACCCTCTCCGCCACCCCCGACGACGTCGGCGTCCCCTGGGCCATCGGCTCCCCCGAAGGCGGCCACGACGCGATCCACCCCGCCCTGGGCACCCTCGACGACTTCGACCACTTCGTCACCGAAGCCACCGCACTCGGCCTCGAAGTCGCCCTCGACTTCGCCCTCCAGTGCTCCCCCGACCACCCCTGGGTCCACAAACACCCCGACTGGTTCCACCACCGCCCCGACGGCACCATCGCCCACGCCGAGAACCCGCCCAAGAAGTACCAGGACATCTACCCCCTCGCCTTCGACACCGACCCCGACGGCCTCCACGCCGAAACGGTACGGATCCTGCGGCACTGGATGGACCACGGCGTACGGATCTTCCGCGTCGACAACCCCCACACCAAACCCGTCGCCTTCTGGGAACGCGTCATCGCCGACATCAACGGCGCCGACCCCGACGTCGTCTTCCTCGCCGAGGCCTTCACCCGCCCCGCGATGATGCACACCCTCGCCCAGATCGGCTTCCAGCAGTCCTACACCTACTTCACCTGGCGCAACACCAAACAGGAACTGACCCAGTACCTCACCGAACTGACGGGGGACGCCGCCTCCTACATGCGGCCCAACCTCTTCGCCAACACCCCCGACATCCTGCACGCCTACCTCCAGCACGGAGGCCGCCCCGCCTTCGAGGTCCGCGCCGTCCTCGCCGCCACCCTCTCCCCCACCTGGGGCATCTACAGCGGCTACGAACTCTGCGAGAACACCCCCCTGCGCGAAGGCGGCGAGGAATACCTCGACAGCGAGAAATACCAGCTCACACCCCGCGACTGGGCCGCCGCCAACCGCGAGGGCACCACCATCGCCCCCCTCGTCACCCGCCTCAACACCATCCGGCACGCCCACCCCGCGCTGCACCGGCTCAGGAACCTCCGCTTCCACCACACCGACAACGACGCGTTGATCGCGTACAGCAAGCGGGTCGGGTCCGACGTCGTGCTGGTGGTCGCCAACCTCGATCCGCATCGCACCCAGGAGGCCACGATCTCGCTCGACATGCCGCAGCTCGGCCTGGACTGGCACGCGTCCGTGCCGGTCCACGACGAACTCACGGATCGGACCTACCACTGGGGCCGGACGAACTACGTGCGGCTCGAGCCCGGCCGGGCTCCCGCCCATGTCTTCCACGTCCGGCGACCGTCCGCCGCCACGCCGCAGAACGGAGGGTCAGGAGCCTCATGACCGTCAACGAGCCCGTGCCTGACACCTTCGAGGACACCCCCGCGGGGGACCGGCATCCGGACTGGTTCAAACGAGCCGTCTTCTACGAGGTCCTCGTCCGCTCCTTCCAGGACAGCAACGGCGACGGCGTCGGCGACCTCAAGGGCCTCACCGCCAAACTGGACTACCTGCAATGGCTGGGCGTGGACTGCCTGTGGCTCCCGCCCTTCTTCAAGTCGCCGCTGCGCGACGGCGGTTACGACGTCTCCGACTACACCGCCGTCCTGCCCGAGTTCGGCGACCTCGCCGACTTCGTCGCCTTCATCGACGCGGCGCACCAGCGCGGCATCCGCGTGATCATCGACTTCGTCATGAACCACACCAGCGACCAGCACCCGTGGTTCCAGGAGTCCCGCAAGAACCCGGACGGCCCCTACGGCGACTACTACGTCTGGGCCGACGACGACACCCGGTACGCGGACGCCCGCATCATCTTCGTCGACACCGAGGCGTCGAACTGGACCCACGACCCGGTCCGCGGCCAGTACTACTGGCACCGGTTCTTCTCCCACCAGCCGGACCTCAACTACGAGAACCCGGCCGTGCAGGAGGAGATGCTGGCCGCCCTCAAGTTCTGGCTGGACCTGGGCGTGGACGGCTACCGCCTCGACGCCGTGCCCTACCTGTACGCCGAGGAGGGCACCAACTGCGAGAACCTGCCCGCCTCGCACGCGTTCCTCAAGCGGGTGCGCCGCGAGATCGACGCGCAGTACCCGGACACCGTGCTGCTGGCCGAGGCCAACCAGTGGCCGGAGGACGTCGTCGACTACTTCGGCGACTACTCCACGGGCGGCGACGAGTGCCACATGGCCTTCCACTTCCCGGTCATGCCGCGGATCTTCATGGCGGTCAGAAGGGAGTCGCGCTACCCGGTCTCGGAAATCCTCGCCAAGACGCCGGCCATCCCGTCGGGCTGCCAGTGGGGCATCTTCCTGCGCAACCACGACGAGCTGACCCTGGAAATGGTCACCGACGAAGAGCGCGACTACATGTACGCGGAGTACGCCAAGGACCCGCGGATGCGCGCCAACATCGGCATCCGCCGGCGCCTGGCCCCGCTCCTGGACAACGACCGCGACCAGATCGAACTGTTCACGGCCCTGCTGCTGTCCCTGCCCGGCTCGCCGATCCTCTACTACGGCGACGAGATCGGCATGGGCGACAACATCTGGCTCGGCGACCGCGACGCCGTGCGCACCCCCATGCAGTGGACGCCCGACCGCAACGCGGGCTTCTCCTCGTCCGACCCGGGGCGGCTGTTCCTGCCCACGATCATGGACCCGGTCCACGGCTACCAGGTGACGAACGTCGAGGCGGCGATGGCCTCGCCGTCCTCGCTGCTGCACTGGACGCGCCGCATGATCGAGATCCGCAAGCAGAACCCCGCCTTCGGCCTCGGCACCTACACCGAGCTGCCCTCCTCCAACCCGGCGGTGCTGGCCTTCCTGCGGGAGGCCCCCCCGAATGGGGAAGAAGGGGACGACCTGGTGCTGTGCGTGAACAACTTCGCCCGGTTCGCCCAGCCCACGGAGCTGGACCTGCGCGAGTTCGCCGGCCGCCATCCGGTCGAGCTGTTCGGCGGGGTCCGGTTCCCCGCCATCGGCGAGCTGCCGTACCTGCTGACCCTCGGGGGCCACGGCTTCTACTGGTTCCGGCTCACCCGAGTCGCATCCCGCATCGGTCGCCGCGCTTGAGCGTGGGCCGAGGAAAGGACGCGTCACCATGCCGAAGACCGCACCCCTGCGCCCCAGACGCAGGCAGCTCGCCGAGCCGATGGCGTCGCTCGGCGAGTTGCTGCGCCAGTGGCTGCCGCGCCAGCGCTGGTTCGCGGGCAAGGACCGGCCCGTGGCCGAGCTGGGCCTGCTGTCGATGACCGAGCTGTTTCCGGGCTGTCTGCACCTCCTGGTGCAGACCGGGCAGGGCTCCGCGCCCCCGCCGGGCGGCACTCCCCCCGCCGGGGACTGCTACCAACTGCTGCTCGGCGTACGCGAACAGCCCTCGCCTCGTCTGGGCCGGGCGATCATCGGGCAGGTCCAGGACGGTCCGCTGGCCGGGCGGACGGTCTACGACGCGCTGCACGACCCGCGCACCGCCCAGTTGCTCCTGGAACGGCTGCGGCACCCGGGCAAGGCGGGCCCGCTGCGTTTCGAGGCCGACCCCGCGCGGCCGGTGCCGGGCGGACTGGTACCGCGGCTGCTGGACGCGGAGCAGTCGAACTCCTCGCTGATCTACGGCGACGAGTTCATCCTGAAGCTCTTCCGGCGCATCCAGCCCGGTGTCAACCCCGACCTGGAGGTGCCGGACGCGCTGGCCCGGCAGGGCTGCGGCCGGGTTCCGGCGCCGGTCGCGTGGATGCGGACGACCCATCCGTACGGGGCGACACTCGGCGTGCTCCAGCCGTTCCTGCACGGCGCCTCCGACGGGTGGACCCTGTCGCTGAACGCCCTGGCCGCCGGGGACGACTTCACCGTACAGGCCCACGAACTGGGGCAGGCGATGGGCGACGTGCACCTCGCGCTGGCCTCCGCCTTCCCGTCCGGCGCTCCCGGTGAGAACGGCCGCACGGCGGCGGCGATGACCGAGCGGCTGACCGCGGCCGCGCACTGCGTACCGGCGCTGCAGCCCTTCGTACCGGGTCTGCGGGCGGCCTTCGCGGCGCTGTCCACCTGCGACTCCGGGCCGCCCGCCCAGCGCGTCCACGGCGACCTGCACCTGGGTCAGGTGCTGCGGGCCGGCCGGGACTGGTTCGTCATCGACTTCGAGGGCGAACCCTCGCGCCCGCTGGCCGAACGGCGCAGCGCCCACTCCCCCGTCCGCGACATCGCGGGGATGCTGCGCTCCTTCGACTACGCCGCCCGGCAGCGCCGGCCGTGGCGCCCCGAGTGGGCACGCCGCTGCCGGGAGGCGTTCTGCGCGGGCTACGCCGCCCGCGCGGGGTGGGACCCCCGCAAGAAGCACGGCCTGCTGCGCGCCTACGAGACGGACCGCGCGGTGTACGAGGTGCTGTACGAGGCCCGGCACCGCCCCGACTGGCTTCCCGTACCCATGGCGGCGATCGAACGACTCGCCGTGAGAGGAGACTGACCCGTGGCCCTCCGCGACACCTCGATCCCCGAGCCGTCCGGTCCCGTCGCGCCCGCACCCGGTGCGTGCGCGACCGCGCCGCCCCTGGACCCCACCGACCGGGGGCGCCTGCTGGCGGGCGCCCACCACGACCCGCACGCCCTGCTGGGCGCCCACCCGGTGCCCGGCGGCATCGCCTTCCGGGCGCTGCGCCCCTTCGCCCGCGAGGTGAGCGTGGTCGTCGACGGCGAGCACCACGCCCTCGCGTCGGACGGGGACGGCCTGTTCTCCGGCGTGCTGCCGCTCGCCGGGATCCCGGCGTACACGCTGTCGGTGGCCTACGAGCAGGGCGAGCCGCGGGAGACGCACGACCCGTACCGCTTCCTGCCCGCCCTCGGCGAGCTGGACCTGCATCTGATCGCCGAGGGCCGGCACGAGCAGCTGTGGCAGGCGCTCGGCGCGGAGCCGATGACCCACGAGGGCGTCACCGGCACCCGGTTCACGGTGTGGGCGCCGAACGCCCAGGGGGTGCGGGTCGCGACCGACTTCACCCACTGGGACGGCACCGCGTTCCCGATGCGTTCGCTGGGTTCGTCCGGGGTGTGGGAGCTGTTCCTGCCGGGCGTCGGCGAGGGCACCCGGTACAAGTTCGAGATCCACTCGCGGTACGGGCACCGGTTCCTGAAGGCCGACCCGATGGCCCGCGCGGCCGAGGAGCCGCCGAACACCGCGTCCGTGGTGACCGCCTCGCGCTACGAGTGGGGCGACGCCCGGTGGATGCGGACCCGCGCCGACACGCCCGTGCACGAGGCGCCGTTCTCGGTGTACGAGGTGCACCTGCCGTCCTGGCGGCCGGGGCTGACCTACCGCGAGCTGGCCGAGGAACTGCCCGCCTACGTCAAGGACCTCGGCTTCACGCACGTCGAGCTGATGCCGGTCGCCGAGCACCCCTACGGGCCGTCCTGGGGCTACCAGGTCACCGGGTTCTACGCGCCGACCGCGCGTCTGGGCTCGCCGGACGACTTCCGTCACCTGGTCGACGCGCTGCACCGGGCCGGGATCGGCGTGATCATGGACTGGGTGCCGGCGCACTTCCCGAAGGACGACTGGGCGCTGGGCCGCTTCGACGGCGACCCGCTGTACGAGCCCGGGGACGACCGGCGGGCGACCCACCCGGACTGGGGGACGTACACCTTCGACTTCGCGCGGACCGAGGTGCGCAACTTCCTCGTGGCGAACGCCGTGTACTGGTGCGAGGAATTCCACATCGACGGGCTGCGTGTCGACGCGGTCGCCTCCATGCTCTACCTGGACTACTCGCGCGACTCCGGCCAGTGGGAACCCAACCAGTACGGCGGCCGGGAGGACCTGGCGGCGATGGGGTTCCTCCAGGAGATGAACGCGACCGTCTACCGGCGCTGCCCGGGCGTGGTCACCATCGCCGAGGAGTCGACCGCGTGGGGCGGGGTGACCCGGCCGACCGACACCGGCGGGCTCGGCTTCGGCCTGAAGTGGAACATGGGCTGGATGCACGACTCGCTGGAGTACGCCGCCCACGAGCCGGTGCACCGCAAGTACCACCACCACGAGATGACGTTCTCGATGGTGTACGCGTACAGCGAGAACTACGTGCTGCCGATCTCCCACGACGAGGTGGTGCACGGCAAGCAGGCGCTGGTGTCGAAGATGCCGGGCGACTGGTGGCAGCGGCGCGCGAACGCGCGCGCCTACCTGGGCTTCATGTGGGCTCATCCCGGCAAGCAACTGCTCTTCATGGGGCAGGAGTTCGCGCAGGGCGCCGAGTGGTCGGAGCAGCAGGGCCCGGAGTGGTGGCTCCTGGACGAGGGGTACCACTCGGCGGGCGACCACCGCGGGATGCGGGACCTGGTCCGCGACCTCAACACCCGCTACGCGCGCACCCCGGCCCTGTGGCAGCGCGACACCGACCCGGCCGGCTTCCGCTGGGTGTCGGTGGACGCGGCCGAGGACAACGTCTTCGCGTTCCTGCGGTACGCCGCGGACGGCACCCCGCTGCTGGCGGTGTCGAACTTCTCCCCCGTCGTCCGGCACGGGTACGGGCTCGCCGTCGGCGACGAGGCGGTCGCCTGGCAGGAGGTGCTCAACACCGACGCCGAGCGGTACGGGGGCAGCGGCGTGACCGACCCGGACCCGGTCAAGCCGGAGGACGGGATCATCCGGGTCACGCTGCCTCCGCTGGCCACGGTGTGGCTGGCGCCGTACGCCCACTGAGGCGACCAGGTGTCCGACCGGCTGCCCGGGGCAGTCGGTCGGTGTCACCGGCCCTCGGAAAGGCGGCACCACGTGCGCACCGTCGGAGTGGAGGAGGAGCTCCTCCTGGTCGATCCCGCGACGGGTGAGCCGCGGGCGCTGTCCGCCGCCGTGCTCGCCCGGGCCTTCCTGGCCGGCTGCGGGCAGGACGTGTTCGAGAAGGAACTGCACGAGCAGATGCTCGAGTTCGCCACCCATCCGCAGGCGGACATGGACCGGCTGCACACGGAGATCGTCCGCTGCCGCCAGGAGGCCGCGCGGCACGCCGGGGGGATCGGGTGCGCCGTCGCCGCGCTCGCCACGTCACCGCTGCCGGTCACTCCGTCCATCGGTGTGAACCGGCGCTACGAGTGGATGGCCGAGCAGTACGGCGTCGTGGTGCACGAGCAGCTGGTCCTGGGCTGCCACGTGCACGTGTCGGTCGACTCGGACGAGGAGGGCGTCGCGGTGATCGACCGGGTGCGGCCCTGGCTGCCGGTGCTGGCCGCGCTGAGCGCGAACTCGCCGTTCTGGCAGGGCCGGGACTCCTCGTACAGCAGCTACCGCAGCCGGGTCTGGCAGCGCTGGCCGTCGGCCGGTCCGACCGAGCTGTTCGGCTCGGCGGAGCGCTACCACCGCCGGGTCGCGGACATGCTCGCCACCGGGACGATCCTGGACGACGGGATGGTCTACTTCGACGTCCGGCTCTCCCAGCGGTATCCGACGGTCGAGTTCCGGGTCGCGGACGTCTGCCTGGACGCCTCGACGGCCGTCGTCCTCGCCGCGCTCGCCCGCGCGCTGGTCGACACCGCGGCGCGGGAGTGGCGCCGGGGCGCCGAGCCGGCCGAGGACAGCGTGAGCCTGCTCCGCCTCGCCGCCTGGCGGGCCGCCCGGTCCGGACTGACGCAGGAGCTGCTGCACCCCGCCACCATGCGGCGGATGCCCGCCGAGACGGTCGTCCGGGCCCTCCTGGACCACACCGCGGAGGCACTCGCGGCGGCGGGCGACCTCGACCGGGTGCGGGAGGGGGTCGACGACCTGCTGCGGCACGGCAACGGCGCCCGGGTGCAGCGCGACCTGCTGGAGCGCACCGGCAGTCTGCGGGAGGTCGTCGCCGCGTGCGTGCGCCGCACTCGGGCGGCCTGAGCCCTCGGTCAGTAGATCAGGGCCAGGGCGTAGCCCAGGAGACCCGCCGCGAAGACCACCACGACCGCGATGATCAGAGCCAGCGGCCCCTTGGCCCAGCCCTTGGCCGGGTTGCTGAGCAGATCCTGGGGGCCCGCCTCGGGCATGCTGCTCTCCGCCGGCGGGGTCTCGCCGGGCGGCACGCCGCCGCCCGGCTCCAGGCCGGTGCTGAGTCGGGGCTCGGGATCCGGATTCACGTAGGTCATGACCCCCGAGTCCCCCGATCGGGCCCGGATCACCGGGCGGGAACACTTCTGCCGTCCGGGCCCCCCGCCGCCTGCGGCTGGGCTAGATTCCGAGCACCGCCGACCACGGTGCCCGTCGGTGGCGTCACCGTCCGTACACGTCAGGAGCCGGCGTACATGCGCGACCCCGCTCTCGGTCCCCCGGCCGTCCCGCCGCTGACCGGCGGACTGGCCGACAGTCTCTTCGAGACGGCCGCCCGCACTCCGGACCTGCCGATGCTGGCCCGCCGCCGCGCTCCCGGTTCCGCGGAGTGGGACGCGGTGACGGCGGCGGAGTTCCGCGACGAGGTGGTCGACCTGGCGAAGGGTCTGATCGCGAGCGGGGTGGCGCCGGGCGACCGGGTGGCGATCCTGGCCCGTACCCGCTTCGAGTGGACGGTCTTCAGCTACGCCCTGTGGACGGTGGGGGCGGAGGTCGTGCCGGTCTACCCGACCTCCTCGCGCGACCAGGTGGAGTGGATCCTGCGGGACGCGGGCTGCGTGGGCGTGCTGGTCGAGGACGAGCAGAGCGTGATGACCGTCGGCTCGGTGTGCGCGTCGCTGCCGTCGCTGCGGCACGTGTGGCAACTGGACGCGGGCGCGCTGGACGCGCTCGTGGCGCGCGGCGCGTTCCTCCCGTCCGCCACGGTCGACTCGATGCGCCGCATCGTGCTGCCGGACTCCACGGCGGTGATCGCCTACACCTCGGGCACGTCCGGCCGTGCCCTGGGCTGCGCGCTGAGCCACCGCGGCCTGGCCGGACCCTGCGACACGCTGCTGGCGGGTTGGGGCCACACGGTGGCTCCGCCCGGAGAGCAGGGTGCGGTCCTCGCGTTCCTCCCCTTCTCTCACGTGTACGGGCTGATGATCCAGAGCCTGTGCGTGCGGGGCGGGCTCCTGATGGCGCACGAGCCGGCGATGACCACGCAGGCGCTCTCCTCGGCCCTCGGCTCCTTCCGTCCGACGTATCTGTACGCCGTGCCGTCGGTCCTGGAGAAGCTCTACAAGAATTTCCTGCGCACGGCCCAGCAGGCGGGGCACGGTGCCCTGTTCGAGCGGGCGGCGGGCACCGCGCGGGACTTCGCTGCCGCGCTGGAGCGCCGGCGCCTCGGCCGGGGGCCGGGGCCCGGCCTCGACCTGCGCCTCCAGCACGCGCTGTACGAGCGGACGGTGTACCGGCGGCTGCGCACCGCGCTGGGCGGCCGGGTGACCCGGGCGACGTCCGGTGGTTCGCCGCTCAGCCGGGAGCTCTCCCTCTTCTACGAGGGCATCGGCGTCTACGTGCACGACGGCTACGGTCTGACGGAGACCAGCGGCGGGCTGACGATGCAGCCGCTGGGCCGGGAGAAGTCGGGCACCGTCGGGCAGCCGCTGCCCGGCATGGAGGTCCGGGTGGCGGACGACGGGGAGATCCTGGTGCGCGGGCCGTCGCTGTTCCAGGGATACATCGGTGACGAGGCCGCCACCCGCGCGGTGATGCGCGGCGGCTGGCTGGCCACCGGCGACCTCGGCCACCTGGACGACGAGAACTACCTGGCGATCACCGGCCGCAAGAAGGACGTCATCATCACCAGCGGCGGCACAAGCGTGGCCCCGGCCGCCCTGGAGCAGCGGCTGCGGATGCATCCGCTCGTCCACCAGGCGGTGGTGGTGGGCGACAACCGGCCCTGTGTCGGCGCGCTGATCACGCTCGACCCGGAGTTCCTGACCCACTGGCGGGCGGCCCTGGCCCTGCCGGGCGACGCCCCCGCCCGGGAGGCGCGCGAGGAGAACGCGCTGCGGGAGGAGGTCGCGCGGGCCGTGGCCGCGGCCAACAGCGCCGTGTCGCGCTCGGAGTCGATCAGGGTCTTCCGGGTCCTGCCCGCCCCCTTCGACGTGGCGGGCGGGCTGCTCACCCCGTCGATGAAGC is a genomic window containing:
- a CDS encoding AMP-dependent synthetase/ligase — encoded protein: MRDPALGPPAVPPLTGGLADSLFETAARTPDLPMLARRRAPGSAEWDAVTAAEFRDEVVDLAKGLIASGVAPGDRVAILARTRFEWTVFSYALWTVGAEVVPVYPTSSRDQVEWILRDAGCVGVLVEDEQSVMTVGSVCASLPSLRHVWQLDAGALDALVARGAFLPSATVDSMRRIVLPDSTAVIAYTSGTSGRALGCALSHRGLAGPCDTLLAGWGHTVAPPGEQGAVLAFLPFSHVYGLMIQSLCVRGGLLMAHEPAMTTQALSSALGSFRPTYLYAVPSVLEKLYKNFLRTAQQAGHGALFERAAGTARDFAAALERRRLGRGPGPGLDLRLQHALYERTVYRRLRTALGGRVTRATSGGSPLSRELSLFYEGIGVYVHDGYGLTETSGGLTMQPLGREKSGTVGQPLPGMEVRVADDGEILVRGPSLFQGYIGDEAATRAVMRGGWLATGDLGHLDDENYLAITGRKKDVIITSGGTSVAPAALEQRLRMHPLVHQAVVVGDNRPCVGALITLDPEFLTHWRAALALPGDAPAREAREENALREEVARAVAAANSAVSRSESIRVFRVLPAPFDVAGGLLTPSMKLRRDEIVRTHALEIDAMYEARSHRRPVQARPEVPAAWEDADNVFLG